The following coding sequences are from one Passer domesticus isolate bPasDom1 chromosome 11, bPasDom1.hap1, whole genome shotgun sequence window:
- the ERICH6 gene encoding glutamate-rich protein 6, whose amino-acid sequence MDGPVLTAAPGGGADGGAHREAGGPRWLPPPEEGTDRPAEPRYGTPPASPQPTPTGLPTLLAYRPESSQENVHHEAEEDAEPTCEYCGNLLRPFPFSEDGAPSEDQEGRFCCERSRELYEFIRKEKKRLEDASSLPRAVSTQESLSSEANLPLSKEQTGRQQKRYLARELADQSLRPSATKGSQQAGSISYEPSQELPSPKAGSPVPVPSADEPQPHSEPELHSEPELQPKEKPEPESWPEEKPELEPQPKEEPEPEPWPEEPEPELRPEEEPELEKEPGPEPESQPEEEPEPEKKPSWDKKPVSRSVLGYDFSLLGKKVGKGKLVQKYYKNGKKFLTMLPDGTSQLFYPSGNLAIIITQARDELMCIVQEDEPRTVKIRALFQSDGRSTCYYPSGDEWINMSIQGGQYLDQAGNRVRRWMWPNLSPGPQVPLSPIFISLNRHVGVRILAQDKIFISFLAMGRQAKLNMGTKVQVSTSSQLPPPARLGEDELLLLAFRVRILQLFDRMRGCLNFPSSEQWNKMQPPMYLITQAVKILELCMAADISDELRSSIKAIVNTQEL is encoded by the exons ATGGACGGGCCGGTTCTCACCGCGGCGCCCGGCGGAGGGGCGGACGGTGGGGCGCACCGTGAGGCGGGCGGGCCCCGCTGGCTCCCGCCCCCCGAGGAGGGCACGGACCGCCCGGCAGAGCCGCGGTACGGGACCCCCCCGGCCAGCCCGCAGCCCACCCCCacgggcctgcccaccctcctgGCCTACAGACCCGAGTCCTCACAAGAAAACGTACACCACGAG gcagaggaggatgctGAGCCCACGTGCGAGTACTGTGGCAACCTGCTGAGGCCGTTCCCCTTCTCCGAGGACGGGGCTCCCTCCGAGGACCAGGAAGGC AGATTCTGCTGCGAGCGCAGCCGAGAGCTCTATGAGTTCAtcaggaaggagaagaagaggCTCGAGGATGCCAGCAGCCTTCCCAGAGCTGTCAGCACCCAGGAATCCCTCAGCTCTGAAGCCAACCTGCCGCTGTCAAAGGAGCAAACTGGGAG GCAGCAGAAGAGATACCTGGCTAGAGAGTTGGCTGACCAGTCTTTAAGGCCAAGTGCCACTAAAG ggtcACAGCAAGCTGGATCCATTTCCTACGAGCCTTCCCAGGAACTCCCATCTCCCAAAGCCGGGTCACCAGTGCCTGTTCCAAGTGCAGACGAGCCCCAGCCCCATTCTGAGCCCGAGCTCCATTCTGAGCCCGAGCTCCAGCCCAAGGAGAAGCCCGAGCCCGAGTCCTGGCCCGAGGAGAAGCCTGAACTGGAACCCCAGCCCAAGGAGGAGCCCGAGCCGGAGCCCTGGCCTGAGGAACCCGAGCCAGAGCTTCGGCCCGAGGAAGAGCCCGAGCTGGAGAAGGAGCCTGGGCCTGAGCCCGAGTCCCAGCCTGAAGAGGAGCCCGAGCCTGAGAAAAAGCCCAGCTGGGACAAGAAACCCGTGTCCCGCAGCGTCCTCGGCTACGACTTCAGTCTGCTGGGGAAAAAG GTGGGGAAGGGTAAATTGGTGCAGAAGTACTacaaaaatggaaagaaattccTTACCATGCTCCCAGACGGAACCTCGCAGTTATT CTATCCATCTGGAAACCTGGCCATCATCATTACACAAGCCAGAGACGAGCTGATGTGCATAGTACAAGAGGACGAGCCGAGGACAGTCAAAATCCGAGCACTGTTTCAGTCTGATGGCAGGAGCACATGCTATTACCCGAGCGGAGATGAGTG GATAAATATGAGTATCCAGGGTGGGCAGTATTTGGACCAAGCAGGAAACAGGGTGAGAAGGTGGATGTGGCCAAACTTGTCACCAGGACCCCAGGTGCCACTGAGCCCCATTTTCATCTCCCTGAACCGCCACGTGGGGGTCAGGATCCTGGCCCAGGACAAGATCTTCATCTCCTTCCTCGCCATGGGGCGACAAGCAAAACTCAACATGGGAACCAAAGTGCAG GTCAGCACCAGCAgccagctgcctcctccagCCCGGCTGGGTGAGgatgagctcctgctgcttgccTTCCGCGTGAGGATCCTGCAGCTCTTTGACAGGATGCGGGGATGCCTCAACTTCCCTTCCAGTGAGCAGTGGAACAAAATGCAGCCTCCCATGTACCTCATCACCCAGGCTGTGAAGATCCTGGAGCTCTGCATGGCTGCTGACATAAGTGATGAGCTGCGCAGCTCCATCAAGGCGATAGTAAACACCCAGGAACTCTGA
- the SIAH2 gene encoding E3 ubiquitin-protein ligase SIAH2, translated as MSRPSSAGPGPSKPCGKQQQHAPSPAAVLPGTGGASPPPPPPPPLPPPQQQQQQQQQELTSLFECPICFDYVLPPILQCQAGHLVCKQCRQQLSLCPTCRGSLTPNIRNLAMEKVASAVLFPCKYATTGCSLTLHHTEKPKHEAICEYRPYSCPCPGTSCDWEGSLEAVMSHLMHAHKSITTLQGEDIIFLATDINLPGAVDWVMMQSCFGHHFMLVLKKQEKCEGHQQFFATVLLIGTRKQAENFQYRLELHSSCHRLTWEASPCSIHDGVHVAIRNSNCLVFDTATAHLFADNGNLGINVTISMCCP; from the exons ATGAGCCGCCCGTCCTCCGCCGGCCCCGGCCCTAGCAAGCCTTgcggaaagcagcagcagcacgccCCGTCCCCCGCCGCCGTCCTGCCGGGGACCGGCGGGGCTTCTCCGCcgcctccccctcctcctcctcttcctcccccccagcagcagcaacagcagcagcagcaggagctgaccTCGCTCTTCGAGTGCCCCATCTGCTTCGACTATGTCCTGCCGCCcatcctgcagtgccaggccGGGCACCTGGTGTGCAAGCAATGCCGGCAGCAGCTGAGCCTCTGTCCCACCTGCCGGGGCTCCCTCACccctaacatcaggaacctggccatggAGAAGGTGGCCTCGGCTGTCCTCTTCCCGTGCAAG TATGCCACAACAGGCTGCTCCCTGACACTCCACCACACAGAAAAGCCAAAACATGAAGCCATCTGTGAGTACCGTCCCTACTCCTGCCCGTGCCCTGGGACCTCTTGTGACTGGGAGGGATCCTTGGAAGCTGTGATGTCCCACCTCATGCATGCCCACAAAAGCATTACCACCCTTCAGGGAGAAGACATCATTTTCCTTGCCACGGACATTAACCTGCCAGGGGCAGTGGACTGGGTGATGATGCAGTCGTGCTTTGGTCACCACTTCATGCTGGTGCTGAAGAAGCAGGAGAAGTGCGAAGGTCACCAGCAGTTTTTTGCCACCGTGCTGCTCATTGGCACCCGTAAGCAGGCAGAGAACTTCCAGTACAGActggagctgcacagcagctgccaccGGCTGACCTGGGAGGCGtctccctgctccatccacGACGGCGTGCACGTGGCCATCCGCAACAGCAACTGCCTCGTTTTTGATACAGCCACCGCGCACCTTTTTGCTGACAACGGAAACCTCGGCATCAACGTCACCATTTCCATGTGCTGCCCCTGA
- the MINDY4B gene encoding LOW QUALITY PROTEIN: inactive ubiquitin carboxyl-terminal hydrolase MINDY-4B (The sequence of the model RefSeq protein was modified relative to this genomic sequence to represent the inferred CDS: deleted 1 base in 1 codon), whose protein sequence is MGDPGAGRAAPTPLEEIASRISDLSKWREIFSFRGLEINSTTHQQGRSSAGQAPPGAGECPGPQPPSTVPQPLLLPQGTGGRPISPDTAMKLQELLFRNTAPVFSCEWAAAHFRFHQPHSDLAYALQAGKGGTRAILAAVQAHIITYLLFTRETECTDLQRLCRVGRWEQGQALATALAETLWAAGGGGRAVVCLVTAPITTMPREGYRANSFTERVRLFEFSEKAAAQGFISDHINCFKGEGSHGVILFLYSLLFSRTLERVQEDLGDTAPLLNISSGNITCTEAVLSLLLTGRASPRQLGGRREPEPGAGGRAGEAPRQRGPVGFLRWERAPPERQVSGDSPGPAGPSAPPGLLASVPRPGEPRAATPRLPVWLCSLSGRHGVLFGTDRRLLCDWRSERIFHLYFYSGQQEQTQTAHLTIDTHSHHWEEAQREGPCSPGKRRPALEMAIRTKWAGATVSWNGTDPFF, encoded by the exons ATGGGTGACCCGGGGGCCGGGCGCGCTGCGCCCACCCCGCTGGAGGAGATCGCCAGCAGGATCTCTGACCTGAGCAAATGGAGAGAAATCTTTAGTTTCCGTGG CTTGGAGATCAACAGCACCACTCATCAG CAAGGACGGAGCAGCGCTGGCCAGGCACCGCCCGGAGCCGGGGAGTGCCCCGGGCCACAGCCCCCCTCCACcgtcccccagcccctgctgctcccccagggcaCGGGCGGCCGCCCCATCTCCCCGGACACGGCAATG aagctgcaggagctgctcttcaGGAACACGGCCCCCGTTTTCAGCTGTGAGTGGGCAGCAGCACACTTCAggttccaccagccacactcCGATCTGGCCTACGCACTGCAGGCAGGAAAG GGAGGAACAAGAGCCATTCTGGCTGCTGTACAAGCACACATCATCACATACCTACTCTTCACAAGAGAGACAGAATGTACTGACCTGCAAAG gctgtgccggGTCGGGCggtgggagcaggggcaggcacTGGCCACGGCCCTGGCAGAGaccctgtgggcagcaggaggaggtggcagagcTGTCGTGTGCCTCGTCACTGCCCCTATCACCACGATGCCACGTGAAGGCTACAGAGCCAACAGCTTCACAGAGAGA GTCCGGCTGTTCGAGTTCTCGGAgaaagctgctgctcaggggTTCATCTCTGATCACATAAACTGT TTCAAAGGTGAAGGAAGCCACGGAGTGATCCTATTTTTATACAGTTTGCTTTTCTCTAGGACACTTGAAAg GGTCCAAGAGGATTTGGGTGACACAGCTCCTCTGTTGAACATCAGTTCTGGAAACATCACCTGTACAGAG GCCGTGCTCAGCCTGCTCCTGACGGGCCGGGCGAGCCCGCGGCAGCTCGGCGGCCGCCGGGAGCCGGAGCCCGGCGCTGGGGGCCGGGCTGGCGAGGCGCCGAGGCAGCGGGGCCCCGTGGGCTTCCTGCGCTGGGAGCGGGCGCCGCCGGAGCGGCAGGTGagcggggacagccccgggcCAGCGGGACCCTCGGCACCGCCCGGGCTCCTGGCAAGCGTCCCCCGCCCAGGTGAGCCCCGCGCTGCG ACGCCCCGGCTGCCCGTGTGGCTGTGCAGCCTCTCGGGCAGGCACGGCGTGCTCTTCGGCACCGACAGACGGCTGCTCTGCGACTGGAGATCCGAGAGAATCTTCCACCTGTACTTCTacagtgggcagcaggagcagacccAAACTGCCCACCTGACCATAG ACACTCATTCACATCACTGGGAAGAGGCTCAAAGAGAaggcccctgcagcccagggaagaGGCGCCCAGCCCTGGAGATGGCAATCAGGACCAAGTGGGCAGGTGCGACCGTCAGCTGGAATGGGACCGACCCCTTCTTCTGA
- the CLRN1 gene encoding clarin-1 — MPAQQKKLLFCAAGVLSLACALGTAAAVGSQLWVRGTTLCSTGALLVNASGPELHKFIGHIQYGLFSGQRVRQCGLGGRPLRFSFFPDLLRIIPASIHVSVIVFCTVLIVFALVGAGFFMFNAFGSPYETLHGPVGLYLWSFISCSCGCLIMILFSSEVKIHHLSEKIANFKEGTFTFKTHSEQFANSFWTILVCSLVHFLNALLIRFAGFEFPFSKSKDSGATTGAVDLMY, encoded by the exons ATGCCGGCGCAGCAGAAGAAGCTGCTGTTCTGCGCGGCCGGCGTGCTGAGCCTGGCCTGCGCGCTGGGCACGGCCGCGGCCGtgggcagccagctctgggtCAGGGGCACGACCCTCTGCAGCACCGGAGCGCTGCTCGTCAACGCCAGCGGCCCCGAGCTGCACAAGTTCATCGGCCACATCCAGTACGGGCTCTTCTCCGGGCAGCGAGTGCGGCAGTGCGGGCTGGGGGGCAGACCGCTGCGGTTCTCCT tttttccagattTGCTCAGAATCATCCCTGCAAGTATCCACGTTAGTGTCATTGTCTTCTGCACAGTGCTGATTGTCTTTGCCCTGGTGGGAGCAGGGTTCTTCATGTTCAATGCTTTTGGCAGCCCCTACGAGACGCTGCACGGCCCCGTGGGGCTGTACCTGTGGAGCTTCATCTCCT GTTCCTGTGGTTGCCTCATCATGATTCTCTTCTCCTCAGAGGTGAAGATCCACCACCTTTCAGAGAAAATTGCTAATTTCAAAGAGGGAACTTTTACATTCAAGACTCACAGTGAGCAGTTTGCAAATTCCTTCTGGACCATCCTGGTTTGCTCCCTGGTGCACTTCCTCAATGCCCTGCTAATCCGATTTGCTGGATTTGAATTTCCCTTTTCAAAATCAAAAGATTCAGGAGCAACCACAGGAGCAGTTGACTTGATGTATTAA